The following coding sequences lie in one Coraliomargarita sinensis genomic window:
- a CDS encoding L,D-transpeptidase family protein has product MKTRKAKSGNLKTTARLILQLSLVGILLASVYFLLGPDDFSWKENIPPPGRPVENTVELQIALTRLGFSPGSIDGTPGTQTKQALAAFQKSRELDATGEINDDLATWLRIEEPTHAYIELSEEALSRLTPEPSSWRERGQLSHYGYHSILEMVAEKTSAAPDYIRAINPELDWSALRAGDRVLAPLVPPYRIDDTISRIRIGLGKRQLQAFDASGNIIFHCPVSIARDVAKRPVGELIVKVRVANPNYTFNPEILGTTAAREGISKKFIIQPGPNNPVGTVWLGLNRPSYGIHGTPSPEKVGRTESSGCFRLANWNAETLLHATEVGTPVHVLP; this is encoded by the coding sequence TTGAAGACGAGAAAGGCGAAATCCGGAAATCTGAAAACAACCGCTCGATTGATTCTGCAGTTGAGTCTTGTCGGGATACTTCTCGCATCGGTCTATTTTTTACTCGGGCCGGACGACTTTTCATGGAAAGAGAATATTCCGCCACCGGGACGTCCCGTTGAAAATACGGTAGAGCTGCAAATTGCTCTGACCCGTTTAGGGTTTTCTCCCGGCTCAATCGACGGAACGCCGGGAACCCAAACGAAGCAGGCCTTGGCCGCATTTCAAAAAAGCCGGGAACTGGATGCTACCGGAGAGATCAACGACGACCTCGCCACATGGCTGCGGATTGAAGAGCCGACGCATGCTTACATCGAACTCTCCGAAGAAGCATTATCGAGACTGACGCCAGAACCCTCCAGTTGGCGCGAGCGGGGCCAATTGAGTCACTACGGTTATCACTCGATCCTCGAAATGGTCGCGGAGAAAACCAGTGCAGCCCCCGACTACATCCGTGCAATCAACCCGGAGCTCGACTGGTCTGCCCTGCGGGCAGGCGACAGGGTGCTGGCCCCTCTCGTGCCGCCTTACCGAATTGACGATACAATCAGCCGTATCCGCATCGGGCTCGGGAAACGACAGCTCCAGGCCTTTGATGCCTCCGGGAATATAATCTTCCACTGCCCCGTCAGCATCGCCCGCGATGTGGCCAAACGTCCTGTTGGTGAACTTATAGTAAAAGTTCGTGTTGCGAATCCCAATTACACATTCAATCCGGAAATCCTCGGTACGACAGCTGCGCGCGAGGGAATCAGCAAAAAGTTCATCATACAACCCGGACCGAACAATCCGGTCGGCACGGTCTGGCTCGGGCTGAACCGTCCCAGCTATGGCATACACGGAACTCCTTCGCCGGAGAAAGTCGGGCGTACGGAATCGAGCGGATGTTTCCGACTCGCAAACTGGAATGCGGAAACCCTGCTCCATGCCACTGAAGTCGGCACGCCTGTTCACGTGCTACCTTAA
- a CDS encoding sodium ion-translocating decarboxylase subunit beta, with protein MSQLFQFFESTGLSGLTWGYAVMIVIGLIFITLAITKEYEPLLLLPIGFGILVGNIPHMSGMPLGVYDSGSVLSYIYFGVKEGLFPPLIFLGIGAMTDFSTMLSNPKLVLLGAAAQVGIFLTFLGALTLGFNAQEAGAIGIIGGADGPTAIFLSAKLAPHLLGAIAIAAYSYMALVPVIQPPIMKMLTSEMERKIHMKPPKEVSQRVRIIFPVAAFLICVLIAPGSMALLGMLFFGNLLKESGVTDRLANSARNAMIDIVTILLGFSVGASTQAVRMIEVDGELVNKGFLSGDSLLIFILGALSFCMATIGGVLFAKFMNLFLKEKINPLVGAAGVSAVPDSARVVQMIGRESDPNNFLLMHAMAPNVSGVIGSAIAAGILWSVLT; from the coding sequence ATGAGCCAGCTTTTCCAGTTCTTCGAATCGACCGGACTCTCAGGTCTGACTTGGGGCTACGCGGTCATGATCGTGATTGGCCTGATCTTCATCACCCTGGCGATCACAAAAGAGTATGAGCCTTTGCTTCTGCTACCGATCGGCTTCGGCATACTCGTCGGTAATATTCCCCACATGAGCGGGATGCCGCTCGGCGTTTATGATAGCGGCAGCGTTTTAAGCTACATCTATTTTGGGGTGAAGGAAGGCCTGTTCCCTCCTCTCATTTTTCTCGGAATCGGTGCGATGACCGATTTTTCCACCATGCTTTCCAACCCGAAGCTGGTCCTACTCGGAGCTGCTGCCCAAGTGGGCATCTTTCTCACTTTTCTCGGTGCCTTAACGCTCGGCTTTAACGCACAAGAAGCCGGTGCGATCGGAATTATCGGAGGTGCGGACGGCCCCACCGCGATTTTTCTCTCCGCCAAACTTGCCCCTCATTTGCTCGGTGCCATTGCGATTGCGGCCTATTCCTACATGGCACTGGTGCCGGTCATCCAGCCTCCGATCATGAAAATGCTGACGAGCGAAATGGAGCGTAAAATCCATATGAAGCCTCCAAAGGAGGTGTCACAACGGGTGCGCATTATTTTCCCGGTGGCCGCCTTTCTCATCTGTGTATTGATCGCTCCGGGATCCATGGCCCTGCTCGGCATGCTCTTCTTCGGTAATCTGCTCAAGGAATCCGGCGTGACCGATCGTCTCGCGAACTCGGCCCGTAACGCCATGATCGACATTGTAACGATCCTACTCGGCTTCTCAGTCGGGGCCAGTACCCAGGCCGTCCGCATGATCGAGGTGGATGGCGAACTGGTAAACAAGGGCTTTCTCTCTGGAGATTCTCTACTCATTTTCATACTCGGCGCCCTCTCCTTTTGCATGGCAACCATAGGCGGGGTGCTTTTCGCAAAATTCATGAATTTATTTCTCAAGGAAAAAATCAATCCATTGGTCGGGGCCGCCGGTGTCTCCGCCGTGCCGGATTCTGCACGGGTCGTGCAAATGATCGGCCGCGAGTCCGACCCGAACAACTTCCTCCTCATGCATGCCATGGCTCCTAATGTCTCCGGCGTGATCGGCTCGGCCATTGCGGCAGGTATCCTCTGGTCCGTGCTCACATAG
- a CDS encoding biotin/lipoyl-containing protein: protein MKEYHLNVDGQDFVLSLKSLSGDRAEVEIDGKQYSVEIHSIRQMKSHERHPSTSSQSGASKPVAHPPSTPAMSGSVSADSVSAPIPGGILEIYVKVGETVTAGQDLLKMEAMKMENRITAPRAGNIAKLHVKAGDPVSQGQVLVELE from the coding sequence ATGAAAGAATATCACCTTAACGTCGACGGTCAGGATTTTGTCCTCAGCCTTAAATCACTTTCCGGCGATAGGGCCGAAGTTGAAATCGACGGCAAACAATACTCGGTCGAGATACACAGTATCCGCCAGATGAAGAGCCACGAACGACACCCCTCGACCTCGTCGCAAAGCGGTGCCTCAAAACCGGTCGCCCACCCCCCGAGCACTCCGGCCATGAGTGGGAGCGTTTCCGCCGATTCTGTCTCCGCCCCCATTCCGGGGGGCATCCTGGAAATCTATGTCAAGGTCGGTGAAACCGTGACCGCAGGACAGGATCTTTTAAAAATGGAAGCCATGAAAATGGAGAACCGCATTACCGCGCCGCGTGCCGGTAATATCGCAAAACTCCATGTAAAAGCCGGAGATCCTGTCAGCCAGGGACAAGTGTTGGTGGAATTGGAATGA
- a CDS encoding OadG family protein — MKFNFDPGNIPDNDGLTISLIGMAIVFLGLLAVSCMIIVLPKALHLLDASRRRKPDASKSKDAHDDMERREKAIVAAIAMVLEDAMRPEDGSTIQRITIRRSGTESIWRQAGQMRSLSSHTPIRGGPR; from the coding sequence ATGAAATTCAACTTCGATCCGGGAAATATTCCGGATAATGACGGACTAACCATCTCGCTCATCGGCATGGCGATTGTCTTTTTGGGGCTGCTCGCGGTTAGTTGCATGATCATTGTTCTACCGAAGGCCTTACACCTTTTGGATGCCTCACGGAGGCGCAAGCCTGACGCCAGCAAAAGCAAGGACGCGCACGATGATATGGAACGGAGGGAGAAAGCCATCGTTGCGGCCATTGCTATGGTCCTGGAAGATGCCATGCGCCCCGAGGACGGAAGCACGATCCAACGCATTACCATACGTCGTTCAGGGACGGAATCCATCTGGCGACAAGCCGGACAGATGCGCTCGCTTTCCAGCCACACGCCGATACGGGGAGGTCCACGATGA
- a CDS encoding acyl-CoA carboxylase subunit beta codes for MSDPDSNAMRLDRNRELAKLREQARLGGGQARIDKQHAANRMTARERLEYLLDADSFEEFDMFKTHRCTDFGMQEKVYPGDGVVTGYGTIDGRLVFVFSQDFTVLGGSLSETFAEKICKVMDMALRNGAPIIGLNDSGGARIQEGIESLAGYTEIFQRNVDVSGVIPQISCIMGPCAGGAVYSPALTDFVIMVENTSYMFLTGPKVVKAVTHEEVDIDSLGGAQIHATRSGVAHLAYESEEAALSGIRELMSFLPQNNMLPPEIKATEDPFERMSVALDHIIPDNANEAYDIKDVIRETVDDGIFFEIQSGYAPNLVVGFSRYGGHSAGVVANNPAHLAGTLDNDASIKGARFVRFCDAFNIPLVVFEDVPGFLPGTAQEYGGIIRNGAKLLFAFAEATVPKITIITRKAYGGAYCVMNSKHLGGDINYAWPSAEIAVMGAGGAAEILYARELREAQSPEEANEKLERHKREYAGNFTNPYVAARRGYVDDIIRPRNTRFRIIKALIMLENKQVSEPVRKHANMPL; via the coding sequence ATGAGCGACCCGGATTCCAATGCGATGCGTTTGGACCGAAACCGCGAGTTGGCGAAACTGCGCGAGCAGGCCCGACTGGGCGGTGGGCAGGCGCGTATCGACAAGCAGCATGCGGCCAATCGCATGACTGCTCGCGAACGCCTCGAGTATCTTCTGGATGCAGACAGTTTCGAGGAATTCGACATGTTCAAGACCCACCGCTGCACCGACTTCGGCATGCAGGAAAAGGTCTACCCCGGGGACGGTGTGGTAACCGGCTATGGCACGATCGACGGACGTCTGGTCTTTGTCTTCTCTCAAGACTTTACCGTACTCGGAGGGTCACTTTCGGAGACCTTTGCCGAAAAGATCTGCAAGGTAATGGACATGGCGCTCCGCAACGGCGCCCCGATCATCGGACTCAATGACTCGGGCGGCGCACGCATCCAGGAAGGGATTGAGAGCCTCGCCGGATATACCGAAATCTTCCAGCGTAATGTCGATGTTTCCGGGGTCATCCCGCAAATCTCCTGCATCATGGGGCCATGTGCGGGCGGTGCGGTCTATTCCCCAGCTTTGACGGACTTTGTTATCATGGTGGAAAATACCAGCTACATGTTCCTGACTGGGCCGAAAGTGGTCAAGGCCGTTACCCATGAGGAAGTCGATATCGACTCTCTGGGTGGCGCACAAATCCACGCCACGCGGAGCGGGGTTGCTCACCTGGCCTATGAATCCGAAGAAGCAGCGCTCAGCGGCATCCGCGAATTGATGAGCTTTTTACCCCAAAACAACATGCTGCCTCCGGAGATCAAAGCGACGGAAGACCCGTTTGAGCGCATGTCCGTGGCCCTGGACCATATCATTCCCGACAACGCAAACGAAGCTTACGACATCAAAGATGTGATTCGGGAAACGGTCGACGACGGGATATTTTTTGAAATCCAGTCCGGCTACGCACCCAATCTCGTCGTCGGCTTTAGTCGCTATGGCGGGCATTCGGCCGGCGTCGTCGCCAACAACCCGGCACATCTCGCAGGCACCCTGGATAATGACGCCTCAATCAAGGGTGCCCGTTTCGTTCGTTTCTGCGATGCCTTTAATATCCCGCTGGTCGTTTTCGAGGATGTGCCCGGCTTCCTGCCCGGCACCGCTCAGGAATACGGAGGTATCATTCGCAACGGGGCCAAACTACTCTTCGCCTTTGCCGAAGCCACCGTGCCCAAAATCACTATCATCACGCGCAAAGCTTACGGAGGCGCCTACTGCGTCATGAATTCCAAGCACCTCGGCGGCGATATCAACTACGCCTGGCCCAGCGCCGAGATTGCCGTGATGGGAGCCGGTGGCGCAGCGGAAATCCTCTACGCCAGAGAACTTCGCGAAGCCCAATCGCCCGAGGAGGCCAACGAAAAGCTTGAACGGCACAAGCGCGAGTATGCCGGGAACTTCACCAACCCCTATGTCGCTGCCCGTCGTGGTTACGTCGACGATATCATACGCCCGAGAAATACACGGTTCCGTATTATCAAAGCACTCATCATGCTGGAGAACAAACAAGTCAGCGAACCGGTGCGCAAGCACGCCAACATGCCACTGTAA
- a CDS encoding antibiotic biosynthesis monooxygenase family protein: MSVKAIILRQVPVEITEKATPLLIELRSCALKQPGYISGETLIRVDDPKEHLVISTWDSLEHWNQWLQSPQRAAIQSRVDACLGEETLYQVYYQS, from the coding sequence ATGTCAGTCAAAGCGATCATACTCCGCCAAGTGCCGGTAGAAATTACTGAAAAAGCCACGCCCCTGCTGATTGAGCTAAGGAGCTGTGCCTTGAAACAGCCCGGATACATTTCGGGTGAAACCCTGATCCGCGTGGATGACCCCAAGGAGCATCTTGTTATCAGCACCTGGGATTCACTGGAACACTGGAACCAGTGGCTACAGAGCCCCCAGCGCGCTGCAATCCAGTCACGAGTGGATGCCTGCCTCGGGGAGGAAACACTCTACCAGGTCTATTACCAAAGTTAA
- a CDS encoding M24 family metallopeptidase, whose protein sequence is MDSIQTSVLAGHSSSNATLFHRIRFLAPDASVIIDFSDGNSVYIVRDIEMDRARSTVRTDRVCCAADFAPTDGLSGDRDTALAQATAECLKQAGETVITVDRSLPYLYAHFIGEAGIAIEYSPELGVANRRSKGEEEIEHLRHAQAVTGEAVTFACRTIAHAKPDRNGLLQHEGSLLTSERLRSMITAFLVERNFSNAHDSMVVTIPSVADCHHFGAGPLKADLPVIVDIFPMDNATRYNGDMTRTVVNGTPSDELVQMHATVCEAKVAGCAALKAGTTGEAVHLATTEVIKARGYSMARGETRHDVTVPTMRHGTGHGIGLEVHEPILLDDGAGEILENEIFTVEPGLYSSTLGGVRVEDMVLATENGHKILSLLHEGLNWRD, encoded by the coding sequence ATGGATTCAATTCAAACCTCAGTCCTTGCCGGACATTCCTCCAGCAATGCCACCCTCTTCCACCGCATTCGTTTTCTCGCCCCGGATGCCTCGGTGATCATCGACTTTTCAGACGGAAACTCGGTTTATATCGTTCGTGACATCGAAATGGACCGTGCCCGTTCGACTGTCCGTACCGACCGGGTCTGCTGTGCGGCCGACTTTGCACCAACCGACGGCCTTTCAGGCGACCGTGATACCGCGCTGGCACAGGCAACCGCTGAATGTTTAAAACAAGCCGGCGAAACAGTCATTACAGTGGATCGCAGCCTGCCTTATCTCTACGCCCATTTTATAGGGGAAGCCGGCATCGCGATCGAGTATTCTCCCGAACTGGGAGTGGCCAACCGACGCAGCAAAGGCGAGGAAGAGATTGAGCACCTGCGCCACGCGCAAGCAGTGACCGGGGAAGCCGTGACCTTCGCCTGCCGGACGATTGCCCATGCCAAGCCAGACCGTAACGGGCTCCTGCAACACGAAGGCTCCCTACTCACTTCCGAGCGGTTGCGTTCGATGATCACGGCCTTTCTGGTCGAGCGCAACTTTTCCAATGCACATGACTCCATGGTCGTTACCATCCCCAGCGTGGCTGACTGCCACCACTTCGGGGCCGGACCGCTCAAAGCCGACCTGCCTGTGATCGTCGACATTTTCCCCATGGATAATGCCACCCGCTACAACGGAGACATGACCCGAACCGTAGTGAACGGGACACCCTCCGACGAACTCGTTCAAATGCATGCAACGGTCTGCGAAGCCAAAGTCGCCGGATGCGCTGCGCTCAAAGCAGGTACCACCGGTGAGGCCGTACACCTTGCGACCACGGAGGTCATCAAAGCCCGTGGTTACTCCATGGCACGTGGAGAAACCCGGCATGATGTAACTGTGCCGACCATGCGCCATGGCACCGGGCACGGCATCGGCCTCGAAGTGCACGAGCCGATTTTATTGGACGACGGCGCCGGTGAGATACTGGAAAATGAGATTTTCACGGTCGAGCCCGGGCTTTACTCCTCGACCCTTGGGGGCGTCCGAGTTGAGGACATGGTCCTCGCTACGGAAAACGGACATAAAATTCTCTCACTCTTGCATGAAGGATTGAACTGGAGAGATTAG
- a CDS encoding SGNH/GDSL hydrolase family protein — translation MPQKRTATSSDLFSRRSLLKQGLALGAFGAMSPLPTYAKESPSPIKLQKGDVILFQGDSITDAGRKKEVGHANHTGALGKSYAAMLAGQLHAAYPGLDLQIYNRGISGNKIPDLAARWHNDAIDLKPKVLSILVGINDLWHTVAFGSKYKGTVEDYETGYRELIERSQKEIPGVRIVICEPFELRNWKEFDPYREAAKRVAEEKHLTFVPFHSEFQKVAENPNSKFWAWDGIHPTIPGHALMCEVWREVVGI, via the coding sequence ATGCCCCAAAAAAGAACCGCTACGTCCTCTGATTTATTCTCACGCCGCTCCCTTCTCAAGCAAGGTTTGGCCTTGGGGGCTTTCGGTGCCATGAGTCCCTTGCCAACCTATGCCAAGGAAAGCCCGTCGCCGATTAAGCTGCAAAAAGGTGACGTTATTCTTTTTCAGGGCGACTCCATCACGGATGCGGGAAGAAAAAAAGAAGTCGGGCATGCCAATCATACTGGTGCACTCGGCAAGAGTTACGCGGCCATGCTCGCGGGACAACTTCATGCAGCTTATCCTGGATTGGACCTGCAGATTTATAATCGCGGCATAAGCGGCAACAAGATCCCCGACCTGGCCGCGCGCTGGCATAATGACGCCATCGATCTTAAGCCGAAGGTCCTCAGCATTCTCGTGGGCATCAATGACCTCTGGCATACGGTTGCCTTCGGTTCGAAATACAAAGGAACGGTGGAGGATTATGAAACCGGCTACAGGGAACTAATCGAACGCTCCCAAAAAGAGATTCCCGGGGTAAGGATTGTCATCTGTGAACCTTTTGAACTGCGCAATTGGAAAGAGTTCGACCCCTATCGGGAAGCGGCCAAAAGGGTGGCAGAGGAAAAGCACCTGACTTTTGTGCCTTTTCACTCCGAATTTCAGAAGGTGGCGGAAAACCCGAATTCCAAGTTTTGGGCCTGGGATGGGATTCACCCGACAATTCCGGGGCATGCCCTGATGTGTGAGGTCTGGAGAGAAGTCGTCGGGATTTAG
- a CDS encoding response regulator, which produces MSDALPQYRPDKPVFSYHFLIPNIISIKLAAFACFLTFFFFAGVNGKIIRVGAYQNPPKIFISPEGNVEGFFPDLVRAIAAEEGWEVDWVRAEWPDLLSMIERGEIDLLVDVARNPERAKLMAFSDQVALSNWTTFYSRKGEPAVVSFGDLEGVRLGVLRGSVQVPELERQARNDGVQFELVPFSNYRELFLYLQEGLIDVGTVNYTAGRWYARKFPGVRENSIVFQPVGLHFAASRDAASKLLPVIDMNLARMKADPGSAHHQAIVRWLSPPNNTLTLFWVRVGPWLLGGVLIALSLIWIFRQLLRQRTAELSAHVEELEIARKQAEAANRAKTEFLAVMNHELRTPLNSIIGPTELLLEATSDPEKRELLDMVHHSGKHLHGLIRNILELSSIEAGRVPVVKEWFAPKSLVDRIVRSHRVQAERKGLFLDCDDAAFADICVESDPKLITQVLLNLLQNALKFSASGGVTIRCSLKSDAEDDKPQSLAIEVVDTGPGVPLAYREKIFERFQQADMSTCRQHEGTGLGLTISRDIAALLGGTLELSESSPSGSIFCLSIPARVERSKEPAQTYEIPSLQDFGNDSATGFSILIVEDDPDNAKVLEAYLDKLGHKHELATSGEKALVAMKRRSFDIVLMDVRLPGMSGIEVTQHIRSHPELDQPIIMGLTADAIDSQRDACLGAGMNAFLTKPLTIGGLNQALRASLPGVR; this is translated from the coding sequence ATGTCCGATGCCTTACCGCAATACCGTCCTGACAAGCCGGTTTTTAGTTATCATTTTTTGATACCGAACATTATTAGCATCAAGTTAGCTGCCTTTGCTTGTTTTCTAACATTCTTTTTTTTCGCCGGGGTAAACGGGAAGATCATTCGTGTCGGTGCCTATCAAAACCCGCCGAAGATTTTCATCAGTCCAGAAGGGAATGTGGAAGGCTTCTTCCCGGATCTGGTGAGGGCAATCGCAGCCGAAGAGGGTTGGGAGGTCGATTGGGTGCGCGCCGAGTGGCCGGATTTGCTCTCGATGATTGAACGCGGAGAAATCGACTTGCTAGTCGATGTGGCGCGCAATCCAGAACGTGCGAAACTTATGGCATTTAGCGACCAGGTGGCCTTGTCCAACTGGACGACGTTCTATTCGCGGAAGGGTGAACCGGCGGTGGTGTCATTCGGTGATCTCGAAGGCGTTCGTCTTGGAGTGTTACGTGGGTCGGTCCAAGTGCCCGAGCTGGAGAGGCAGGCGCGCAATGATGGTGTTCAATTTGAGCTGGTGCCATTTAGTAACTACCGAGAATTGTTTCTTTATTTGCAGGAGGGATTGATTGACGTGGGCACCGTCAACTACACCGCAGGGCGTTGGTATGCGCGGAAATTTCCTGGTGTCCGTGAAAACTCAATTGTTTTCCAGCCGGTAGGTTTACACTTTGCCGCTAGCCGGGATGCGGCGTCAAAATTGTTGCCGGTAATCGACATGAATTTGGCTCGCATGAAGGCCGATCCCGGATCGGCTCATCATCAAGCGATTGTTCGTTGGTTAAGCCCTCCCAATAATACCCTCACACTGTTTTGGGTACGCGTCGGTCCCTGGCTTTTGGGAGGCGTACTCATCGCGTTGTCCCTGATATGGATTTTTCGTCAATTGTTGCGCCAACGAACTGCGGAATTGAGTGCTCATGTTGAAGAGCTGGAAATTGCCAGAAAACAGGCAGAGGCTGCGAACCGTGCCAAAACTGAATTCCTTGCGGTCATGAATCACGAATTACGCACGCCGCTGAATTCAATTATCGGGCCGACCGAATTACTTCTTGAAGCGACATCCGACCCGGAAAAAAGAGAACTCCTCGATATGGTCCATCATTCCGGAAAACATCTGCACGGGCTAATTCGGAATATTCTGGAACTATCAAGTATCGAGGCTGGCCGGGTTCCGGTCGTCAAAGAGTGGTTCGCGCCGAAATCTCTCGTCGACCGGATTGTTAGGTCTCATCGAGTGCAGGCGGAACGAAAGGGGCTCTTCCTCGACTGTGACGATGCGGCCTTTGCCGATATCTGTGTTGAGTCGGACCCAAAGTTAATCACTCAAGTTTTACTGAATTTACTGCAGAATGCATTGAAGTTTAGTGCTTCCGGAGGAGTGACAATACGATGTTCGCTAAAGTCGGACGCTGAGGACGATAAACCGCAGTCGCTCGCTATTGAGGTAGTGGATACCGGGCCGGGAGTTCCTCTTGCCTATCGGGAGAAGATTTTTGAGCGTTTTCAGCAAGCGGACATGTCGACTTGCCGCCAGCATGAAGGTACCGGACTTGGGCTTACCATAAGTCGTGATATCGCGGCATTATTGGGAGGTACCCTGGAATTATCTGAATCGTCTCCCTCCGGTAGTATATTTTGCTTAAGTATTCCCGCTCGTGTGGAACGCTCAAAAGAGCCCGCGCAAACATATGAGATACCCAGTCTGCAGGATTTCGGTAATGATAGCGCAACTGGTTTCTCGATTCTGATTGTGGAGGATGATCCAGACAATGCCAAGGTGCTTGAAGCCTATTTAGACAAGCTGGGGCATAAGCATGAACTGGCCACAAGTGGCGAGAAGGCTTTGGTGGCAATGAAACGACGTTCTTTTGATATCGTACTCATGGATGTTCGTTTGCCTGGAATGAGTGGTATTGAGGTGACCCAACATATCCGAAGTCATCCCGAACTCGATCAGCCAATTATTATGGGCCTGACGGCGGACGCAATTGATTCTCAAAGAGACGCCTGTCTGGGGGCTGGGATGAATGCATTTCTGACCAAGCCACTGACAATTGGAGGTTTGAATCAAGCCTTACGAGCCAGCCTGCCAGGCGTTCGGTAG
- a CDS encoding PAS domain-containing sensor histidine kinase, with protein sequence MMRHTPDKLGQYSSTAVISWAFNWTEQRFITISEKVADILDYPAERWHEAGFWRSIIHPEDREAVMKFCTEQTEQRVEHELYYRIYCADGSIAWIQHIVALSATDEAGQLISRGVFIDASPQMEREANLRTAKEEAEAADRAKTDFLGMVSHDLRTPLNPILGFTSLLEQGDLSEEQREYVQAIQSGAERQLNLIDKLLEFTRLERGSISADHRSFAPILICQQLLREIDQLNTGNQLKLLPYTKDGYGPVDAGHIIKTDLGMLQQILSNLLTNAAKYTERGKIQLYLGSKYDHEKCWFYFAVEDTGLGIPDDKKESLFDAFSRVDSSYSSAHEGMGLGLSIVKRLVDLLGGEIGFSSHFGRGSRFYFSIPSQEVVTSGSLEKSLIQTAFHQSQQKVN encoded by the coding sequence ATGATGAGACACACGCCGGACAAACTAGGACAGTATTCTTCGACAGCAGTTATTTCGTGGGCCTTTAATTGGACGGAGCAGCGTTTTATCACCATTTCAGAAAAGGTGGCCGACATTCTGGACTACCCCGCCGAACGCTGGCATGAAGCTGGTTTCTGGCGGTCGATCATTCATCCTGAAGACCGGGAAGCGGTCATGAAATTTTGCACGGAGCAGACCGAACAAAGGGTCGAGCACGAGTTGTACTACCGCATATATTGTGCCGACGGATCGATTGCCTGGATTCAGCATATTGTCGCATTGAGCGCGACGGATGAAGCCGGACAACTAATTTCACGGGGCGTTTTTATTGATGCGTCCCCGCAGATGGAACGTGAGGCAAACTTGCGTACAGCAAAAGAAGAAGCTGAAGCCGCGGATCGGGCGAAAACAGATTTCCTGGGAATGGTCAGCCATGATTTACGAACGCCACTGAATCCCATACTCGGATTCACCTCGCTGCTGGAGCAAGGTGATCTCAGCGAGGAGCAAAGGGAATATGTTCAGGCAATCCAATCCGGTGCGGAGCGGCAGTTGAACCTAATCGACAAACTGCTCGAGTTTACCAGACTGGAACGAGGGTCCATCTCGGCCGATCACAGAAGTTTTGCGCCAATCCTCATCTGCCAGCAACTGCTCCGAGAAATCGACCAGCTCAACACCGGGAATCAACTCAAATTGCTGCCCTACACGAAAGATGGTTATGGCCCAGTGGATGCGGGGCACATTATCAAGACGGATTTGGGAATGCTTCAGCAAATTTTGAGCAACCTGCTGACAAATGCTGCGAAATATACGGAGCGAGGCAAAATACAGCTTTACCTGGGCAGTAAATACGACCACGAAAAGTGCTGGTTTTATTTTGCGGTTGAAGACACCGGGCTCGGGATACCGGATGATAAGAAAGAAAGTCTCTTCGATGCCTTCAGTCGTGTCGATTCATCTTACTCGAGCGCGCATGAGGGCATGGGGCTGGGACTTTCCATTGTCAAAAGACTGGTCGATTTACTGGGCGGTGAAATCGGTTTTTCCAGCCATTTCGGTCGAGGCTCCCGATTCTACTTTTCGATTCCCAGTCAGGAAGTCGTCACATCCGGTAGTCTCGAAAAGTCGCTTATACAGACAGCTTTTCATCAATCGCAGCAAAAAGTTAACTGA